In Stenotrophomonas sp. 610A2, one DNA window encodes the following:
- a CDS encoding MFS transporter, which produces MRTEHGAASRFGLGVIVALYMAHALPLYFYNVAVPAILRSQGVDLRWIGMLSLLYLPWAFKFLWAPLVDRWHLPALGRRRSWLWLTQLLLLVGILVLAFTGLDHSLTVFVLVGMWISTIAATQDIAIDGYTVEALAPAEHRLGSMAQSVGVALGSMVGGAGVLWLYETRGWNVALLSLAAMSALTLLAVQQINEVPRPAASQRPSVLRALRRPELRWALLLIVLYRMVEAPAMAMINPLLVDQEWSLTEIGLLISVGGAGVGLLAAIGAAWLLKQRSAEQLLMHAGWWRTLLYVLLAGLLYSGVLASSQFGLGVLVIALLALRYVAMTSLYALFMRLSSREQAGTDFTLLVCFELLIFFIGGALSGFLAKGLGYPAYYVALAIVSALGLLLCRPLLRRFAPSPSSP; this is translated from the coding sequence ATGCGCACTGAACACGGCGCGGCCTCCCGTTTCGGCCTTGGCGTCATCGTGGCGCTGTACATGGCACATGCGCTGCCGCTGTATTTCTACAACGTGGCGGTACCGGCCATCCTGCGCAGCCAGGGCGTGGATCTGCGCTGGATCGGCATGTTGTCGCTGCTGTACCTGCCGTGGGCATTCAAGTTCCTGTGGGCGCCGCTGGTGGACCGCTGGCACCTGCCTGCCCTGGGCCGTCGCCGCAGTTGGTTGTGGCTGACCCAGTTGTTGTTGCTGGTCGGCATCCTGGTACTGGCCTTCACCGGCCTGGACCATAGCCTGACCGTGTTCGTGCTGGTCGGCATGTGGATCTCCACCATCGCCGCCACCCAGGACATCGCCATCGATGGCTATACGGTGGAAGCACTGGCACCGGCCGAGCACCGCCTGGGCAGCATGGCGCAGAGCGTGGGCGTGGCGCTGGGCAGCATGGTCGGCGGCGCAGGCGTGCTGTGGCTGTACGAAACCCGCGGCTGGAACGTGGCCCTGCTCAGCCTGGCGGCGATGAGTGCGCTCACCCTGCTCGCCGTACAGCAGATCAACGAGGTGCCGCGCCCGGCGGCCAGCCAGCGGCCGAGCGTTCTGCGTGCGCTGCGCCGGCCTGAGCTGCGCTGGGCGCTGCTGCTGATCGTGCTGTATCGCATGGTGGAAGCACCGGCGATGGCGATGATCAATCCGCTGCTGGTCGACCAGGAGTGGAGCCTGACCGAGATCGGCCTGCTGATTTCGGTGGGCGGTGCCGGCGTTGGTTTGCTGGCTGCCATCGGCGCGGCCTGGCTGCTCAAGCAGCGCAGTGCCGAACAACTGCTGATGCACGCCGGTTGGTGGCGCACGCTGCTGTATGTGCTGCTGGCCGGCCTGCTGTACAGCGGTGTGCTTGCCTCCTCGCAGTTTGGGCTGGGCGTGCTGGTGATCGCCCTGCTCGCCCTGCGTTACGTCGCCATGACCAGCCTGTATGCCTTGTTCATGCGGCTCAGCTCGCGCGAGCAGGCCGGTACCGATTTCACCTTGCTGGTGTGCTTCGAGCTGCTGATCTTCTTCATCGGTGGTGCCTTGTCCGGCTTCCTCGCCAAAGGCCTGGGTTACCCCGCTTATTACGTGGCGCTGGCGATCGTCTCCGCGCTTGGGCTGCTGTTGTGCCGGCCGCTGCTGCGCCGCTTCGCGCCCTCTCCTTCTTCTCCCTGA
- a CDS encoding TonB-dependent receptor, whose translation MRHTAATLPLALLSLAISGQLAAQANTTSGTRQLDAVSVTAVRGARSVAEIAGTVYAIEREQIAQQTAAGRSTADILGQLVPSLAPASGTTSNYGMTMRGRSVQVMIDGVPLTGARDGSRQLNSISPTMIERIEVISGATALYGAGASGGIINIITLQPGDAPVQLASQLGLRTPSDVSSDNLAWNAAQTMTVRGDSFSGAFGIAYGRQGASLDAHGRRIGPEIAQTDRQDTETKELNARLEWALTPAQQLSVGLRWYDDQQDSDYGPDYGPRLAVLFNPAFQPSHNAVDGLQLNAQPRTRHQGINAQYRNRDVFGGQELSVEAYYRNEQGRWFPSVSTLVHPALPGGYAYVAMQSNTDIDVWGLRSALHKSFDIGGRSLQLSYGVDHEREEDSQRGQMYDINRFIASNGLNYVPTAQYAMGPDVRVDTTGLFLQADHALSERFSVQAGVRHQILRNNVADSLPYTEAITADAVAGYQPQLLAGGRVRHSQTLFNAGVVYKFSDAQQLFANFSQGFSLPDTQRMLRDVPANFVIDSRNIGPIKVDNYELGWRLNNTQLQSAVTAFYNRSDKTVQFNRNYSVSVADTDERVYGVEANLRYTPTAQLELGASVASTRGQYRDAAGQWRELNAFRVSPLKAGVHGQWRFANDSLLRLQGQAVGGTDDAWRDAQLASASPSIRATPAAKIRGYAVFDLIGELPLAGGRFSVGVYNLADREYKTVYGQQAEATYGKISSVPAQGRTFGVGYRIEY comes from the coding sequence ATGCGGCATACCGCAGCAACGCTTCCGCTCGCCCTGCTGAGCCTGGCCATCAGTGGCCAGCTGGCAGCACAGGCCAACACCACCAGCGGCACCCGCCAGCTGGATGCAGTCAGCGTCACCGCCGTGCGCGGTGCGCGCAGCGTGGCCGAGATCGCCGGCACCGTGTACGCCATCGAGCGCGAGCAGATCGCCCAGCAGACCGCTGCCGGCCGCAGCACCGCCGACATACTCGGCCAGCTGGTGCCGTCACTGGCACCGGCCAGTGGCACCACCAGCAACTACGGCATGACCATGCGTGGCCGCAGCGTGCAGGTGATGATCGATGGCGTGCCGCTGACCGGCGCACGCGATGGCTCGCGCCAGCTCAACAGCATCTCGCCGACGATGATCGAGCGCATCGAGGTGATCTCCGGTGCCACCGCGTTGTACGGCGCCGGTGCCAGCGGCGGCATCATCAACATCATCACCCTGCAGCCGGGCGATGCGCCGGTGCAGCTGGCCAGCCAGCTCGGCCTGCGCACGCCTTCGGATGTATCCAGCGACAACCTGGCCTGGAATGCCGCGCAGACCATGACCGTGCGCGGTGACAGCTTCAGCGGTGCCTTCGGTATCGCCTACGGCCGCCAGGGCGCATCGCTGGATGCGCATGGCCGCCGTATCGGTCCGGAGATCGCCCAGACCGACCGTCAGGACACCGAGACCAAGGAACTCAACGCGCGCCTGGAGTGGGCGCTTACCCCGGCCCAGCAGCTCAGCGTAGGCCTGCGTTGGTATGACGACCAGCAGGACAGCGACTACGGCCCGGATTACGGCCCGCGCCTGGCCGTACTGTTCAACCCCGCTTTCCAGCCCAGCCACAACGCCGTCGATGGCCTGCAGTTGAACGCACAGCCACGCACCCGCCACCAGGGCATCAATGCGCAGTACCGCAACCGCGATGTGTTCGGCGGCCAGGAGCTGAGCGTGGAAGCCTATTACCGCAATGAGCAGGGCCGCTGGTTCCCGTCGGTATCGACGCTGGTGCATCCGGCGCTGCCGGGCGGCTATGCCTATGTGGCCATGCAGTCCAATACCGACATTGACGTCTGGGGCCTGCGCAGCGCCCTGCACAAGAGTTTCGATATCGGCGGGCGCAGCCTGCAGCTGTCCTATGGCGTGGACCATGAGCGCGAAGAGGACAGCCAGCGCGGGCAGATGTACGACATCAACCGCTTCATCGCCAGCAACGGCCTGAACTACGTGCCGACCGCGCAATACGCGATGGGCCCGGATGTGCGCGTGGACACCACCGGCCTGTTCCTGCAGGCCGATCACGCGCTGAGCGAACGTTTCAGCGTGCAGGCCGGCGTGCGCCACCAGATCCTGCGCAACAATGTGGCCGATTCGCTGCCCTACACCGAGGCAATCACTGCCGACGCTGTGGCCGGCTATCAGCCGCAGCTGCTGGCCGGTGGCCGCGTGCGCCATTCGCAGACGCTGTTCAATGCCGGCGTGGTCTACAAGTTCAGCGATGCGCAGCAGTTGTTCGCCAACTTCTCGCAGGGTTTCAGCCTTCCCGATACGCAGCGCATGCTGCGCGACGTACCGGCCAACTTCGTCATCGACAGCCGCAACATCGGTCCGATCAAGGTCGACAACTACGAATTGGGCTGGCGCTTGAACAACACGCAGCTGCAGAGCGCAGTGACCGCGTTCTACAACCGCTCGGACAAGACCGTGCAGTTCAACCGCAACTACAGCGTGTCGGTAGCCGATACCGACGAGCGCGTCTACGGCGTGGAGGCCAACCTGCGCTATACGCCTACCGCGCAGCTGGAACTGGGTGCCAGCGTGGCCAGCACCCGCGGTCAGTACCGTGATGCCGCCGGCCAATGGCGTGAGCTCAACGCGTTCCGCGTATCGCCGTTGAAGGCAGGCGTGCATGGTCAGTGGCGCTTTGCCAACGATAGTCTGCTGCGCCTGCAGGGCCAGGCCGTCGGTGGCACTGATGATGCGTGGCGTGATGCGCAGCTGGCCTCGGCCAGCCCAAGCATCCGTGCGACGCCGGCGGCGAAAATCCGTGGCTATGCGGTGTTTGATCTGATTGGGGAGCTGCCGCTGGCTGGTGGGCGCTTCAGTGTTGGGGTCTACAACCTGGCGGACCGTGAGTACAAGACGGTGTATGGCCAACAGGCGGAAGCGACCTACGGCAAGATTTCCAGCGTGCCGGCGCAAGGGCGTACGTTTGGAGTTGGGTATCGGATCGAATACTGA
- a CDS encoding M61 family metallopeptidase has translation MQGRKWLVAMVLGFAPLACLQAQPPDARAAAMLVQASYPGVIELEVDASDVQRRIQRVHQRIPVSAGELTLWYPQWIPGNHAPTGPINQIAGLLIRGNGQTLQWTRDSGDMYAFQLQVPEGVSTLDIEFQYLSPTASDQGRVAMTPNMLDLQWHRVLLYPAGYDARGIQVKPSLRLPDGWQSGTALDVAHRSGGSEQYAPVSLMTLIDSPVFAGQYFKRFALDEASKQPVWLDVVGENPQGLQADAKVLDAHRALVREADAVFGSRPYTRYNFLLAVSDVFSGIGLEHAQSSENGMHDGYLRGERPFLDNDLLPHEYAHAWVGKAWRPRPTWVPHYNAPMHNDELWMYEGQTQYWAVVLAARSGLWKPDYAMAMLAQLQANYATQPGRQWRDLHDTVHQGILDFNSKPQAWADWQRAFEFYNESTLLWLGVDARLRSLSKGKVTLDDFAKRFHQGGKQGEIRLYDRADVMQGLEAVQPGNWDAFIGSRLDARDGKAPDGLAAAGWELYFDDQPNLVVADGEADGATDLQYSLGLKIGSDGVLQAVGWDSPAFKAGLAKDVTVIAVNGLAYSGGRIKQALIDGKQSGTPIELIVRQADSFRTVRIDYREGLRYPHLRRIAGTADLLTRILAAKR, from the coding sequence ATGCAGGGACGGAAGTGGTTGGTGGCGATGGTGCTGGGCTTTGCTCCGCTGGCGTGCTTGCAGGCGCAGCCGCCGGATGCACGGGCAGCGGCGATGCTGGTGCAGGCAAGCTATCCAGGCGTCATCGAGCTGGAGGTGGATGCCAGCGACGTTCAGCGGCGCATCCAGCGAGTCCATCAGCGCATTCCGGTGTCGGCCGGTGAGCTGACGCTCTGGTATCCGCAGTGGATACCCGGCAACCATGCGCCTACCGGCCCGATCAACCAGATCGCTGGGCTGCTAATCCGCGGCAACGGCCAGACGCTGCAGTGGACGCGCGACTCCGGCGACATGTATGCCTTCCAGCTGCAGGTGCCCGAGGGCGTCAGCACGCTCGATATCGAATTCCAGTACCTGTCACCGACGGCCAGCGACCAGGGCCGGGTGGCGATGACACCGAACATGCTCGACCTGCAATGGCATCGCGTGCTGTTGTACCCGGCCGGCTATGACGCACGCGGTATCCAGGTAAAGCCGAGCCTGCGCTTGCCCGACGGCTGGCAAAGCGGCACCGCGCTCGATGTGGCCCATCGCAGCGGCGGCAGCGAGCAGTACGCGCCGGTGTCGCTGATGACCTTGATTGATTCGCCGGTATTCGCTGGCCAGTATTTCAAGCGCTTCGCGCTGGATGAGGCATCCAAACAGCCGGTGTGGCTGGACGTGGTTGGCGAGAACCCGCAGGGCCTGCAGGCTGATGCCAAGGTGCTGGATGCGCACCGCGCGCTGGTACGCGAGGCCGATGCGGTGTTCGGTTCACGCCCTTACACCCGCTACAACTTCCTGCTGGCGGTATCGGATGTGTTCAGCGGCATCGGCCTTGAGCATGCGCAGAGCAGCGAGAACGGCATGCACGACGGCTACCTGCGCGGCGAGCGCCCCTTCCTCGACAACGACCTGCTGCCGCACGAGTACGCGCACGCATGGGTAGGCAAGGCCTGGCGCCCGCGCCCAACCTGGGTGCCGCATTACAACGCGCCGATGCACAACGACGAGTTGTGGATGTACGAAGGCCAGACCCAGTACTGGGCGGTAGTGTTGGCTGCGCGCTCAGGGCTGTGGAAGCCGGACTACGCGATGGCGATGCTGGCCCAGCTGCAGGCCAACTACGCAACCCAGCCGGGCCGGCAATGGCGCGACCTGCACGACACCGTGCACCAGGGCATCCTCGATTTCAATTCCAAGCCGCAGGCCTGGGCCGACTGGCAGCGTGCGTTCGAGTTCTACAACGAGAGCACGCTGTTGTGGCTGGGGGTGGATGCGCGCCTGCGCAGCCTTTCCAAAGGCAAGGTCACGCTGGACGATTTCGCCAAGCGCTTCCACCAGGGCGGCAAGCAGGGCGAGATCCGCCTGTATGACCGCGCCGATGTGATGCAGGGCCTGGAAGCCGTGCAGCCCGGCAACTGGGATGCCTTCATCGGTAGCCGTCTGGATGCGCGCGATGGCAAGGCGCCGGATGGTTTGGCGGCGGCAGGTTGGGAGCTGTACTTCGATGACCAGCCGAATCTTGTGGTTGCGGATGGCGAGGCCGATGGCGCTACCGATCTGCAGTATTCCTTGGGTTTGAAGATCGGCAGCGATGGCGTGCTGCAGGCGGTTGGTTGGGACAGCCCGGCCTTCAAGGCAGGTTTGGCCAAGGATGTGACGGTTATTGCGGTGAATGGTTTGGCTTACAGCGGCGGGCGGATCAAGCAGGCGCTGATTGATGGCAAGCAGAGTGGCACGCCGATCGAGTTGATCGTGCGGCAGGCGGACAGCTTCCGCACCGTGCGTATCGATTACCGCGAAGGGCTGCGCTATCCGCATCTGCGGCGGATTGCGGGGACGGCGGACCTGTTGACGCGGATTTTGGCGGCAAAGCGGTAA
- a CDS encoding DUF938 domain-containing protein, whose protein sequence is MSSKPYSESCERNSAPILQVLQQHLGQAHTVLEIGSGTGQHAVHFAAAMPWLRWQASDHRDYLPGIRQWLDEAALPNTPAPLELQAVVGAGLQPSPPLPLHDGVAGFDAVFSANTLHIMGWEEVQALFAGLPALMAPDALFIAYGPFNYNGAFTSDSNRNFDGWLKARDPRSGIRDFEVVDALARAQQLELQEDAAMPANNRCLVWRRMPV, encoded by the coding sequence ATGAGCAGCAAGCCGTACTCCGAATCCTGCGAGCGCAACAGCGCGCCCATCCTGCAGGTACTGCAGCAGCATCTGGGTCAGGCCCACACGGTCCTGGAGATCGGCAGCGGCACCGGCCAGCACGCCGTGCATTTCGCTGCCGCGATGCCGTGGCTGCGCTGGCAGGCCAGTGATCACCGCGACTACCTGCCCGGGATACGCCAGTGGCTGGACGAGGCGGCACTGCCGAACACGCCCGCGCCGCTGGAACTGCAGGCAGTGGTTGGCGCGGGCCTGCAGCCCTCGCCACCGCTGCCGCTGCATGACGGCGTGGCTGGCTTCGACGCCGTGTTCAGCGCCAACACCCTGCACATCATGGGCTGGGAGGAAGTGCAGGCGCTGTTCGCCGGGTTGCCGGCGCTGATGGCGCCCGATGCGTTGTTCATCGCCTATGGCCCGTTCAACTACAACGGCGCCTTCACCAGCGACAGCAACCGCAACTTCGATGGCTGGCTGAAGGCGCGCGATCCGCGCTCGGGCATCCGTGATTTCGAGGTGGTCGATGCCCTGGCACGCGCGCAGCAGCTGGAGCTGCAAGAGGACGCGGCGATGCCGGCCAACAACCGTTGCCTGGTCTGGCGACGGATGCCCGTTTGA
- a CDS encoding TldD/PmbA family protein, whose product MQRRQFLSLSGLGLAGFMLPNAQLIAAEELLAPADVAKKKLLADTVLALAKQGGASYCDVRIGRYLNQAIVTREDKVQNVTNSESAGVGIRVIVNGAWGFAASNQSTAQGVAAAVAQAIAIARANAKIQTKPVQLAPTPGVGEVQWKTPIRQNAMAVPVKDKVDLLLSINAAAINAGANFINSQLFLVNEQKYFASSDGSWIDQDVHRIWLPFTATAIDKASGKASGKFRTRAGLSAPAGMGWEFLEGNAADKHQLPGGVVAYGHSYDPVEDAIAAAKQARAKLTAPSVKPGKYDLVLDPSNLFLTIHENVGHPLELDRVLGYEANYAGTSFATLDKREAGFRWGSDIVNFTADKTVPYSLGAVGYDDEGVKTKQWDLVKDGILVNYQATRDEVHILGENASHGCSYADSWKSVQFQRMANVSLAPGKTPLTPAQMIKNVENGIYIHGRGSYSIDQQRYNAQFGGQLCYQIKNGEIAGMVEDAAYQIRTPEFWNACSAICDERDFRMGGSFFDGKGQPGQVSAVSHGSATTRFDGVNIINTARSLG is encoded by the coding sequence ATGCAACGCCGCCAGTTTCTTTCGCTCTCCGGCCTCGGCCTCGCCGGCTTCATGCTGCCCAATGCGCAACTGATTGCCGCCGAAGAATTATTGGCCCCGGCCGATGTGGCCAAGAAGAAGCTGCTGGCCGACACCGTGCTGGCGCTGGCCAAGCAGGGCGGTGCCAGTTACTGCGACGTGCGCATCGGTCGCTACCTCAACCAGGCCATCGTCACCCGCGAAGACAAGGTACAGAACGTCACCAACAGCGAGTCGGCCGGCGTCGGCATCCGCGTGATCGTCAATGGTGCCTGGGGCTTTGCCGCCAGCAACCAGTCCACGGCGCAGGGCGTAGCGGCCGCGGTGGCACAGGCGATTGCCATTGCCCGCGCCAACGCGAAGATCCAGACCAAGCCGGTGCAGCTGGCACCCACCCCGGGCGTGGGCGAGGTGCAGTGGAAGACGCCGATCCGCCAGAACGCGATGGCGGTACCGGTCAAGGACAAGGTGGATCTGCTGCTGTCGATCAATGCAGCGGCGATCAATGCCGGCGCCAACTTCATCAACTCGCAGCTGTTCCTGGTCAACGAGCAGAAGTACTTCGCCTCCAGCGATGGTTCGTGGATCGACCAGGATGTACACCGCATCTGGCTGCCATTCACCGCCACCGCCATCGACAAGGCCAGCGGCAAGGCCAGCGGCAAGTTCCGCACCCGCGCCGGGCTGTCGGCGCCTGCAGGCATGGGCTGGGAGTTCCTCGAAGGCAACGCCGCCGACAAGCATCAGCTGCCGGGTGGCGTGGTGGCCTACGGCCATTCCTATGACCCGGTCGAAGATGCCATCGCCGCCGCCAAACAGGCGCGTGCCAAGCTCACTGCGCCGTCGGTGAAGCCTGGCAAGTACGATCTGGTACTGGATCCATCCAACCTGTTCCTGACCATCCACGAGAACGTTGGCCATCCTTTGGAGCTGGACCGTGTGCTTGGCTACGAAGCCAACTACGCCGGCACCAGCTTCGCCACGCTGGACAAGCGCGAAGCGGGCTTCCGCTGGGGCAGCGACATAGTCAACTTCACCGCCGACAAGACCGTGCCTTACAGCCTCGGTGCGGTGGGCTATGACGATGAAGGGGTGAAGACCAAGCAGTGGGATCTGGTCAAGGACGGCATCCTGGTCAATTACCAGGCCACCCGCGACGAGGTGCATATCCTTGGTGAGAACGCCTCGCACGGCTGCAGCTATGCCGACTCGTGGAAGAGCGTGCAGTTCCAGCGCATGGCCAATGTGTCGCTGGCACCGGGCAAGACGCCGTTGACCCCGGCGCAGATGATCAAGAACGTGGAGAACGGCATCTACATCCACGGCCGTGGTTCGTACTCCATCGACCAGCAGCGCTACAACGCGCAGTTCGGTGGGCAGCTCTGCTACCAGATCAAGAACGGCGAGATTGCCGGCATGGTCGAGGATGCGGCCTACCAGATCCGCACGCCGGAGTTCTGGAATGCCTGCAGCGCGATCTGCGATGAGCGCGATTTCCGTATGGGCGGTTCGTTCTTTGACGGCAAGGGCCAGCCGGGGCAGGTGTCGGCGGTATCGCATGGTTCGGCGACCACGCGCTTTGATGGGGTGAACATCATCAATACGGCGCGGTCGTTGGGGTAA
- a CDS encoding SDR family oxidoreductase: MTDHRIHGKTVLIAGGGKNLGGLLARDFARQGASGVAIHYNSEAARAEAEATAAAVRAAGANAHLFQADLTSAAAMEQLFSDAKQALGSIDIAINTVGKVLKKPMTQISEAEFDAMDAVNNKTAFFFLKEAGRHLADNGKVCTLVTSLLGAFTPFYSSYAGTKAPVEHYTRAAAKEFGERGISVTAIGPGPMDTSFFYPAEGADAVAYHKTAAALSPFSRTGLTDIEDIVPWVRFLVSEGWWMTGQTILVNGGYTTR, from the coding sequence ATGACCGACCATCGCATCCACGGCAAGACCGTCCTCATTGCCGGCGGCGGCAAGAACCTTGGCGGCCTGTTGGCCCGCGACTTCGCCCGCCAAGGCGCCAGCGGCGTCGCCATCCACTACAACAGTGAGGCCGCGCGTGCAGAGGCCGAGGCCACCGCCGCAGCGGTGCGCGCAGCCGGCGCCAATGCACATCTGTTCCAGGCCGACCTGACCTCGGCTGCGGCGATGGAGCAGCTGTTCAGTGATGCCAAGCAGGCCTTGGGCAGCATCGACATTGCCATCAACACGGTAGGCAAGGTTCTGAAGAAGCCAATGACGCAGATAAGCGAGGCCGAGTTCGACGCCATGGATGCGGTGAACAACAAGACCGCATTCTTCTTCCTGAAAGAAGCCGGTCGCCACCTCGCCGACAACGGCAAGGTGTGCACGCTGGTGACGTCCTTGCTGGGCGCATTCACACCGTTCTATTCCAGCTATGCGGGTACCAAGGCACCGGTGGAGCACTACACGCGTGCGGCGGCCAAGGAATTTGGCGAACGTGGGATTTCAGTGACCGCGATTGGCCCGGGGCCGATGGATACCTCGTTCTTCTATCCGGCCGAGGGTGCGGATGCGGTGGCCTACCACAAGACCGCGGCGGCGCTGTCGCCGTTCTCCAGGACCGGGCTGACCGACATCGAGGACATCGTGCCGTGGGTGCGCTTCCTGGTGTCGGAGGGCTGGTGGATGACCGGGCAGACGATCCTGGTCAATGGTGGGTATACGACGCGCTGA
- a CDS encoding LysR family transcriptional regulator has product MDRIELYRVFVRVVDCAGFTRAADQLNLPRSTVSEAVRTLEQRLGTRLLHRTTRQVTPTQDGMLFHARCQQLIADVDEAEQLFRQSPQALSGRIKVDVPGRIGRLIIAPALPGFLQAYPQIDIELGMTDRSVDLIEDGVDCALRVGPLQDSRLVARSMGQLPLINVASPAYVERHGLPTHPSQLVAHWGVLYASPGNGRVEAWEWRENGVLRSQPLAGRVTVNSAEAYIACCVAGLGLIQIPVYDVRAELAVGSLLEVMPAYRADPMPMHLLFPHRRHPSQRLRVFVDWLQQVLLEVVG; this is encoded by the coding sequence ATGGATCGTATCGAGCTCTACCGCGTGTTCGTGCGGGTGGTGGACTGCGCCGGCTTCACCCGCGCCGCCGATCAGCTCAACCTGCCGCGCTCCACCGTGTCCGAAGCGGTACGCACGCTGGAACAGCGGTTGGGCACGCGGTTGCTCCACCGCACCACCCGCCAGGTAACGCCCACGCAGGATGGAATGCTGTTCCATGCCCGCTGCCAGCAGTTGATCGCCGACGTGGACGAAGCAGAGCAGTTGTTCCGGCAATCACCGCAGGCACTGAGTGGGCGGATCAAGGTAGATGTGCCCGGGCGCATCGGTCGCCTGATCATTGCTCCGGCGTTGCCTGGCTTCCTGCAGGCCTATCCACAGATCGATATTGAGCTTGGCATGACCGACCGCAGCGTCGACCTGATCGAGGACGGCGTGGATTGCGCGTTGCGGGTAGGTCCATTGCAGGACTCGCGACTGGTGGCGCGCAGCATGGGCCAGCTGCCGCTGATCAACGTGGCCAGCCCTGCGTATGTGGAGCGGCATGGACTTCCCACGCATCCTTCGCAGTTGGTTGCGCACTGGGGCGTGCTGTATGCCTCGCCCGGCAACGGCCGGGTCGAGGCCTGGGAATGGCGTGAGAACGGCGTACTGCGCAGCCAGCCACTTGCGGGACGTGTCACCGTCAACAGTGCCGAGGCCTATATCGCCTGCTGTGTTGCAGGCTTGGGGCTGATCCAGATTCCCGTCTATGACGTACGTGCCGAGCTGGCGGTTGGCAGCCTGCTGGAAGTGATGCCCGCGTATCGCGCAGATCCAATGCCGATGCATCTGCTGTTTCCGCACCGCCGCCATCCTTCGCAACGGCTGCGGGTGTTCGTGGATTGGTTGCAGCAGGTGTTGCTGGAGGTGGTTGGATGA